One window of the Candidatus Hydrogenedentota bacterium genome contains the following:
- a CDS encoding STAS domain-containing protein — translation MALYLTFDEMGPITVGTVHAADMLDDNNVQDFGGQVLSYVRDHPGVRLLLNFQHVVFLSSAAITELLRVNGACRADGGGVRLCGLSESIRSVFEITNLAGLFSVHKNDTLDAALARYERSLARAEDARVWEDPAAGAGK, via the coding sequence ATGGCCTTGTATCTTACCTTTGACGAGATGGGCCCCATCACGGTGGGCACGGTGCACGCGGCCGACATGCTGGACGACAACAATGTCCAGGATTTTGGCGGCCAGGTCCTGTCTTATGTCCGGGACCACCCCGGCGTCCGCCTCCTGTTGAACTTCCAGCATGTGGTCTTTCTGAGCAGCGCGGCCATCACGGAGCTCCTCCGCGTCAACGGGGCCTGCCGCGCGGACGGCGGCGGGGTGCGCCTGTGCGGGCTCAGCGAGTCCATCCGCTCGGTCTTTGAAATCACCAACCTCGCCGGGCTCTTCTCCGTCCACAAGAACGACACGCTGGACGCGGCGCTGGCGCGCTATGAACGGTCCCTGGCCCGGGCGGAGGATGCCCGGGTCTGGGAGGACCCCGCCGCAGGGGCCGGAAAATGA